The sequence GAATTTTGAgttaaatcttttgttttttttgtttttttgaggaTCATAAAGtcagttaattcatcatttggTTGCAAAATTTATTTAGAATGAATTTAATCCATAAAGTACagaaatttgaatttaaatgtatatggtTTCTAATGTGTATTTTGATTatattacattgttttttttgttttttgtttttttccagtttCTGCCCAAATCTTTCAGCCATTTCCTCCTCACTAAGACTGACTCATAATGTGGCCGTATCCTTTAAATACTTGAAACATGACAGAACAGTAATTCCCAGATCAGCTGATCCTTGTAATTTGTCCTCATTTTGCAGAGGTTGAAGAAGTTAATTACTCCTCCTGTGGACTTCTGCTGTGTCCTTATCAACCACAGCAGTAATAAACTCCAGAGTCCTGGGGAAAAGAGAATATCACAACATGCTAAACAACTAGACATATTGTTTGTAGGTCTCATGCTGACAGTGTTAGCCAAGGATGTGTTATTCTAGGTAGTGTTTGTTTAGAGTCTAATCCTGTTTGTTCTTGAAGTTTGCACATGATTGAGAAGAGCCTGGAGTGCTATTGGTGTCTTTATAGTGTGTGCATGACTGAGAGGGTTGTGTAGTGATGTGTGTGACTAAGTGGAATCCTAAGTGATCTGTTTGCGTTTTGGTTGCTAGAAAGGGCCCAAATGGTGCCTGTGGGGTTGTGTGTTGGTGTtggcatgtttttttgtttcatcATTTTCCTTGACCTAATGGAGCAGGGAGTAACATTCCTGGCACTTGGAAATGGGGCTCCAGATGTCTTCAGTGCCATGGCTGCTTTCTCTCACCCTCAAACTGCTGGTCTTGCCGTCGGAGCGCTGTTCGGTGAGAAATCAGTGCTGTTAAACATAAACCAAACATTCTTTATCACATAAACATGTTTGTTTCACTATATTAGTGAGGACAATGCATGGAccattgattttatatcatgtttatattttctgttgcaacccctacccctaaagacaaccctcacagaaaaatgtgcaaaacaatagatttaaataaaaacagttttggCCAATTTATAAGACTTTTTGACTAGTGAGGACCAGTAAAATGTCACTATACTTTCACTATATAAGTGAGGACATTTAGCCCTCACATGTGTAGTTCTATTGGGTGctgcagaaattacacacttcactttTAAGTCTTGTAAACGGATTCatcattcataaaaaaaaacaaaaacaagaagtGCTCTGTAGTAATGTTATATTGATTGTgctttttttgtatattatgttgattatgtataatataatataatataatattgggATATTGTGGTATATTGGTATTTTTTCCTACTTTATTGTGACACACTGTGTTTTCCTAATGAAATTTTTTTCTAGGGGCGGGAATCTTTGTTACAACAGTGGTAGCTGGAAGCATTGCTCTGGTTAAACCTTTCACTGTGGCATCCCGTCCATTCCTTCGTGATGTCATTTTCTACATGGTGGCTGTGTTTTGGACCTTTATTATCCTATACAAAGGCCACATTTCCTTGGGAGAAACCCTGGGTCTGATAACCGTTAATCCTTTACCAAAAATTTACACATTCATTCTGAATGTTTCATATTCATTTAGATATATATGGGAACTCTAGTTCAAAGATTAATATTTCAATTTGTTTGTAAGAAATAATGACTTGTCTAACATATTTCTCTCTCCTGCTCCATTTTTTCCTCTTCTCCACAGGTTATCTGGGGCTGTATATTGTATATGTTTTGACTGTGATTGTGAGTGCGTATGTTTACAATCGTCAGAAGCATCAGCTAAATAGATCGGCTCAGAGCTCCGGCACAGAACAGGGTGAGGAGACTGCAGTCTTTGTCAGCACTATTATTCCCAAAACACACATCACACATTTTTTACTATCTTAAAAGAGATAATTATCACTCCGCATTCAGAAATTGTAATgagattttaagttaaaaatgttaaaatgtgtttaaaagttACGTTATAaagttaaaacttttttttttttttaaatcgagcTTTACTTATTTGAGTACTTACTTGTTCCCATCTCTAGCAAATTATGAGCTACTAAAGTGAAATTttgaatatacattttattttgcacTATTCAGATATACTGCTCACAACAATGCATACTCAAAGTGTTATTGCGATCACTGGGCAGTGATTATTGAGTGCTGTTCTTGACTTGTAGGAGAGATTCTCCAGTCTGATTCGTATAGAGAAATTCAGAATGGCAGCATACAAGCACACGGTGGGTCACTTCCTCTCAACTTAAAACTACGTAGGCTAATTCAGTAACTGGAGTTTCAGTGgattatgtatgtgtgtggttGATTTGAACTCTACAGACTTTCATAAATATGGGAGTTTTGCAAGTATGTGTTGCCATCTGCTTAGGTAACAGAAAAAACCCAAATTCTCTAAAAGACCATTTAGCATATTTGAGGAAGTTCTGTATGGTGTGAAAGTGTTGCTCTCTGCTCAGTCATTACATTTTAAGTTTGTGTGCTTGAAATGCCACTCTTCATCCAGTTTCTTTCATAATTTAGACTattggtttgtgtgtgtatgtgaaatTCTTGCATGTATGTTTCAGATGGAGAAGAGTATGAGCCTTTGCTGCCTTACAATCAATCTACTGCTCAGATCTTCCTTAATGCCATTAACCCAGTGGACAGCCGGACATGGAGGAGACAGCACTGGACTGCCAAAGTCCTCAAAGTGATCAAGGTGAAAATGTGAACGTTTCATGATCACTTGGTTCGAAATGAGTGGCTGTTCTTCTAGTAACCTTTTAGTGAATTGGTAGAAACTTTATATGCATGCATATGTTATTTTCACCagtaaagtcaccatgaaatcaaagtttcccctttttttttttatagaatatcgcattatttattataaacgaTTTATCCAtgtgcatctttttttttaaccaaagggcgcttgtaatctttaatcaaaataacttcccctccctcttgcaacaacatctcttctctgatgacgtttaTAAGAGCAAGGGCGGGACaatgtcactcacatgagatcagaGCAATAGCCAACCACAACTGTCCAATTaattcccgatggacaaaatggacaagtcccaccctacatttttttttttttcttgttcgagaagtcGTTTCACTTCcttttcatgccgactttaaggtGAAGGTCCTTTTttcctgtctgtctgactgttaGGTGCCTGTAGAAGTGCTTTTATTGTTGACAGTTCCTGTGGTGGACACAGATAAGGAGGATCACAACTGGAAACGCCCCCTTAACTGTCTGCACATAATCACTGGGTCTCTGGTGTGTGTGCTCACATTCCAGTCTGGAAAGTGTGAGTCGGcttattttgttgtttgctgttgtttttttaatcataagACCGAAACTATTTAACAGCAATCTCTTATGTTATGTGCACATGTAATGTACTGTTATGTCACCAGCATTAGCATTACACATCAGCATTACACGTGCTGCAGTCATAAGAACTGTCAGAGGAACTGAAATTCCTCTCGTATGTGAAAAGATAAATGCTGTTGATGCAGATAGTTACGTTCTGTAAAGTGCATGTGATTAAAACAGACATTCATTCTTTTTCATTCAAGATGGCTTATACCTCATTGAAGGAGAATTTCCAGTGTGGGTGCTTACAATCTGCATTGGAGTCTTCCTCTCGGCCATTGTCTTCTTTACTACCACAAATAATCATCCTCCGAGATACCACTTTGTATGAATCTTCAGTTCTGTctgcttttttattttggttGAAATAGCCTGCCAATATAAAGCTTCATAGCTCAAATGCataatatttacagtaatatacactactgataaaaggtttggggtcaattattattattattattttaagtttttaaaaacttcacaattagaattcatttatttgaacaaaaatacagtaaaagctaatattgtgaaatattaatgtaaatgaacttttctgttttaatatattttaaaatataatttaataataatgataatttaataataacaattgtaatttaaaatgtaattttcagcatcattactcagttttcagtgtcacacgatccttccataaatcattctaatatgctgatttgttgctcaagaaacttcttattaatgttgaaaacagctatGCTGCATGACTATTATTTTATGAGTTTGTTAAATAGAAAGTTTGggaacactttagtatagggaacacatacaaactattaactatgacttttccctcaatgaactcctaatttactggtTATTAacagttagtaaggtagttgttaagttcaggtattgggtagggttaagattttagaataaggtcatgcagaataaggcattaatatgtgcttaataaccaatatcctagtaatatacatgctaataagcaactagttaaaagtccctaaaataaagtgttatcgatagtttttatttgaaatgtaccatttttaaaattgaaatcttgtcaaattataaatgtcttgcTGTTAGTTTTGATCAGTTGGTTTAATGAaccaaaaaggaaaaaagaaaaaaaaaaacttactgaccccaaacttttgaactgctACTGATATGTATTCTTTATTCATATTTGTCctgttgctgtgtgtgtgtagctTTATTCACTGCTAGGTTTTGTGGTCAGTGCGCTGTGGATCAGCACTGTGGCGTCTGAGATTGTCAGTGTGCTGCACCTGCTGGGGGTTGTTCTCAGGCTCAGCAACACTGTACTGGGACTCACCTTGTTAGCCTGGGGCAACAGCATTGGAGGTATACACCCActcaacaacataaaaaaactcacattattttattatttgtgctTATAGCCTGTTCTAGGACCTGAAGTGAAAGCAAAAGAGATTTGCATCTACTAGATTGtatggtttatttatttttttgtttgcattGTTTTCACAGATTGCTTTGCAGACATTACTATAGCCCGTCAGGGATACCCACGGATGGCCATCTCAGCCTGTTTTGGAGGCATTATCTTTAGTATccttaaacttttaaaagaccatatgttattatttttgtgtatgtGCTTTAAAAACTACATCAGTAACTTTAATCATACTATTTGTCGACAGTATTGTAAATGTCCTGATATATTTTACCCTAAAACATCACGACAGAAAGCTCTTTGTATGCCTTTAACACCGCATAAAGATATGCTGTTTGGTGTGGGTCTGGGCTGCCTGCTGCAAATGTTTCAGAATAATAACGTTGTGACAGTAAGTCTCATTCTCTATACACAATGTCTCAGCTTTCCTAGAAAAGATCATAAACATGTAACTGGATGCTATATACTGTACAATCATCTGAGAATATGTTGCAAGCTTTTAGTCAGCTGAATATTAGTTTAGATGAGTGATGGAGTCTGATCTGTGTGCTGTGTTCTGTTGTATGGTCAGCTGGAACCAGAGGGGATGCTGTGCTGGGTTCTCTCAGGAGCGCTGGGTCTGTCTTTGGTCTTCTCCTTCATAGCGGTTCCTCTTCAGTGTTTCCACCTGAACCGAGTCTATGGCATTTTTCTACTGCTCTTCTACATTGTCTTCCTCGTCGTCGCCCTCCTCACCGAGTTTAGAATTATCAAATTCTGACATCAGCAG is a genomic window of Megalobrama amblycephala isolate DHTTF-2021 linkage group LG3, ASM1881202v1, whole genome shotgun sequence containing:
- the slc8b1 gene encoding mitochondrial sodium/calcium exchanger protein isoform X1 produces the protein MALRNICGHIRTSVNLPGIVLFCTLALQWDRVSCQSNTQQQHLVPVGNVWSSGRPADVTLNRNGDECDMVMNLSASQRCEFVKNTPDCTSDEGFIKYPWVTFCLFPPNLLPLVITLYVIWLFVLFLILGLIASDFFCPNLSAISSSLRLTHNVAGVTFLALGNGAPDVFSAMAAFSHPQTAGLAVGALFGAGIFVTTVVAGSIALVKPFTVASRPFLRDVIFYMVAVFWTFIILYKGHISLGETLGYLGLYIVYVLTVIVSAYVYNRQKHQLNRSAQSSGTEQGEILQSDSYREIQNGSIQAHDGEEYEPLLPYNQSTAQIFLNAINPVDSRTWRRQHWTAKVLKVIKVPVEVLLLLTVPVVDTDKEDHNWKRPLNCLHIITGSLVCVLTFQSGKYGLYLIEGEFPVWVLTICIGVFLSAIVFFTTTNNHPPRYHFLYSLLGFVVSALWISTVASEIVSVLHLLGVVLRLSNTVLGLTLLAWGNSIGDCFADITIARQGYPRMAISACFGGIIFNMLFGVGLGCLLQMFQNNNVVTLEPEGMLCWVLSGALGLSLVFSFIAVPLQCFHLNRVYGIFLLLFYIVFLVVALLTEFRIIKF
- the slc8b1 gene encoding mitochondrial sodium/calcium exchanger protein isoform X2; protein product: MVMNLSASQRCEFVKNTPDCTSDEGFIKYPWVTFCLFPPNLLPLVITLYVIWLFVLFLILGLIASDFFCPNLSAISSSLRLTHNVAGVTFLALGNGAPDVFSAMAAFSHPQTAGLAVGALFGAGIFVTTVVAGSIALVKPFTVASRPFLRDVIFYMVAVFWTFIILYKGHISLGETLGYLGLYIVYVLTVIVSAYVYNRQKHQLNRSAQSSGTEQGEILQSDSYREIQNGSIQAHDGEEYEPLLPYNQSTAQIFLNAINPVDSRTWRRQHWTAKVLKVIKVPVEVLLLLTVPVVDTDKEDHNWKRPLNCLHIITGSLVCVLTFQSGKYGLYLIEGEFPVWVLTICIGVFLSAIVFFTTTNNHPPRYHFLYSLLGFVVSALWISTVASEIVSVLHLLGVVLRLSNTVLGLTLLAWGNSIGDCFADITIARQGYPRMAISACFGGIIFNMLFGVGLGCLLQMFQNNNVVTLEPEGMLCWVLSGALGLSLVFSFIAVPLQCFHLNRVYGIFLLLFYIVFLVVALLTEFRIIKF